The following coding sequences are from one Musa acuminata AAA Group cultivar baxijiao chromosome BXJ1-6, Cavendish_Baxijiao_AAA, whole genome shotgun sequence window:
- the LOC135675682 gene encoding mediator of RNA polymerase II transcription subunit 14-like isoform X2, with amino-acid sequence MAAELGQQTVEFSALVRRAAEDSYLALKELVERSRAPEDQRSDSEKKIDLLKFIAKTRQRMLRLHVLAKWCQQEK; translated from the exons ATGGCGGCGGAACTGGGGCAGCAGACGGTGGAGTTCTCCGCCCTTGTGCGACGAGCCGCGGAGGATTCCTACCTCGCCCTCAAGGAGCTGGTGGAGCGGTCCCGGGCGCCGGAGGACCAGCGATCCGACTCCGAGAAGAAGATAGACCTCCTCAAGTTCATCGCCAAGACTCGGCAGCGGATGCTCCGCCTCCATGTGCTCGCCAAGTGGTGCCAACAG GAAAAGTAG
- the LOC103975043 gene encoding 14-3-3-like protein — MSPADSSREDNVYMAKLAEQAERYEEMVEFMEKVAKTVDVEELTVEERNLLSVAYKNVIGARRASWRIISSIEQKEESRGNEDHVSVIKEYRGKIETELSKICDGILKLLDSHLIPSSAAAESKVFYLKMKGDYHRYLAEFKTGAERKEAAESTLVSYKSAQDIALAELAPTHPIRLGLALNFSVFYYEIVNSPDRACSLAKQAFDEAISELDTLSEESYKDSTLIMQLLRDNLTLWTSDITEDAGEEIKEAPKRESEEGQ; from the exons ATGTCTCCGGCTGATTCATCCCGTGAGGACAATGTATACATGGCCAAGCTGGCTGAGCAGGCAGAGCGCTACGAGGAGATGGTGGAGTTCATGGAGAAGGTTGCGAAGACAGTGGACGTCGAGGAGCTCACTGTAGAGGAGCGCAACCTCCTCTCTGTGGCTTACAAGAATGTCATCGGGGCTCGCCGAGCCTCGTGGCGCATCATCTCCTCGATCGAGCAGAAGGAAGAGAGCCGTGGGAATGAGGATCATGTTTCGGTGATCAAGGAGTATCGTGGCAagatcgagactgagctcagtaaGATCTGCGATGGCATCCTCAAGTTGCTCGATTCCCATCTGATTCCTTCTTCCGCTGCTGCCGAGTCCAAGGTGTTTTACCTAAAGATGAAGGGCGATTACCACAG GTACCTTGCGGAGTTTAAGACCGGAGCCGAGAGGAAGGAGGCTGCAGAGAGTACGCTGGTATCCTATAAATCTGCTCAG GATATTGCCCTGGCTGAACTTGCTCCGACTCATCCTATTAGGTTGGGGCTGGCACTAAACTTCTCTGTATTCTATTATGAAATTGTAAACTCACCTGATCGTGCTTGCAGCCTTGCAAAACAG GCTTTTGATGAGGCCATCTCGGAGTTGGACACTCTGAGCGAGGAATCTTACAAAGACAGCACATTGATCATGCAGCTTCTTCGCGACAACTTGACCTTATGGACCTCTGACATAACT GAGGATGCTGGGGAGGAGATCAAAGAGGCCCCAAAGCGCGAATCCGAGGAAGGACAGTAA
- the LOC135675682 gene encoding mediator of RNA polymerase II transcription subunit 14-like isoform X1, with translation MAAELGQQTVEFSALVRRAAEDSYLALKELVERSRAPEDQRSDSEKKIDLLKFIAKTRQRMLRLHVLAKWCQQVKFTYGIYNTLPENYNLKPGQTFK, from the exons ATGGCGGCGGAACTGGGGCAGCAGACGGTGGAGTTCTCCGCCCTTGTGCGACGAGCCGCGGAGGATTCCTACCTCGCCCTCAAGGAGCTGGTGGAGCGGTCCCGGGCGCCGGAGGACCAGCGATCCGACTCCGAGAAGAAGATAGACCTCCTCAAGTTCATCGCCAAGACTCGGCAGCGGATGCTCCGCCTCCATGTGCTCGCCAAGTGGTGCCAACAG GTGAAGTTCACGTATGGCATTTATAACACCTTGCCAGAGAACTATAATCTTAAGCCTGGACAAACATTCAAGTGA
- the LOC135677631 gene encoding uncharacterized protein At1g66480-like — MGNYMSGKKRIIKVMKVDGTTLKLKPPVNAESVLRDCPGYDLLESEEVKRVGVQARPLAPDAPLRSGKLYFLVELPRVPDQRAPRRAWSGPMHLSAKERLESLMLTRRTMSDILVTGNTTSAAVEAEEGKDGTIRLKMRLPKAEMEKLMRESKTATEAAAKIAELCVVKDGGATKMPQLRTPAVGTGRKERRARFAAMPDEIIT; from the exons ATGGGGAATTACATGAGCGGGAAGAAGAGAATCATCAAGGTGATGAAGGTAGATGGCACCACCTTGAAGCTGAAGCCTCCAGTTAACGCCGAGAGCGTGCTGCGGGATTGCCCGGGCTACGACCTCCTCGAGTCGGAGGAGGTGAAGCGGGTCGGGGTGCAAGCCCGGCCGCTTGCTCCGGATGCGCCGTTGCGCTCGGGGAAGCTCTACTTTCTTGTGGAGCTGCCCCGGGTTCCGGACCAGCGAGCACCCCGGAGGGCCTGGTCGGGGCCGATGCACCTGAGCGCCAAGGAGCGGCTGGAGAGCCTCATGCTAACGCGTCGGACCATGTCGGACATCTTAGTGACAGGAAATACGACGTCAGCGGCGGTCGAGGCAGAGGAGGGTAAGGATGGCACCATCCGCCTCAAGATGAGGCTTCCGAAGGCTGAAATGGAGAAGCTGATGCGGGAGAGCAAGACTGCCACCGAGGCGGCTGCGAAGATTGCGGAGCTGTGTGTGGTGAAGGATGGCGGCGCCACCAAGATGCCCCAGCTGCGGACACCGGCTGTGGGAACCGGACGGAAGGAG AGACGAGCAAGGTTTGCTGCCATGCCAGATGAGATCATTACCTAG